One genomic segment of Fervidobacterium pennivorans includes these proteins:
- a CDS encoding sugar ABC transporter permease, which produces MVFFAELGKVIKKNIRDYGMYIALGVIMLIFNILTDGLFLSSRNISNLFNQMGYIAVLAVGMTLVIVIRHIDLSVGFMAGFLGAIAARLLRDGMHVLPTILIVLALGTVFGFVNGFWVAKIGLPSFVATLAGMLIFRGALLLFTQSTGTIIVTNDTFNQIGNGFIPDVLGKGDIHLLTLTIGLAIIGFYIYSEIKTRNNKIKYNFEVLSTPIFILKLLFISAIVFYIFWILANYNGLSWTFVITLAITFIYHILTTKTVLGRHIYAVGGNPEAARLSGIDVQKITLFVFGSMGFLTAISGILYTSRLQSAAPDAGTLFELDAIAAAYVGGVSAAGGVGKVTNSLIGALVMASLINGMNLLGVGISLQYIIRGGVLIAAVVFDIKTRSKIS; this is translated from the coding sequence ATGGTTTTTTTTGCTGAACTTGGTAAAGTTATAAAAAAGAACATCAGAGACTACGGGATGTATATTGCCCTTGGTGTTATAATGCTGATATTTAATATTCTAACGGATGGACTTTTCCTTTCCTCAAGGAATATAAGTAACCTATTTAATCAAATGGGATACATAGCAGTCCTTGCAGTTGGTATGACACTGGTCATTGTTATTAGGCATATAGATCTTTCTGTTGGGTTCATGGCAGGCTTTCTTGGTGCCATCGCTGCCAGGCTTTTGAGAGACGGCATGCATGTGTTACCAACCATTTTGATAGTCCTTGCACTTGGTACGGTTTTCGGATTCGTTAATGGATTCTGGGTTGCAAAAATAGGATTGCCTTCCTTCGTTGCCACGCTTGCAGGTATGTTGATATTCAGAGGTGCTTTATTACTGTTTACACAATCTACTGGAACAATAATCGTCACAAATGACACTTTCAACCAAATAGGCAATGGATTTATACCGGACGTTTTGGGGAAGGGCGATATCCATCTCTTAACACTAACAATCGGACTTGCAATTATCGGGTTTTATATCTACAGTGAAATAAAAACGCGAAACAACAAAATAAAATACAACTTTGAAGTATTATCAACTCCTATTTTCATACTCAAACTTTTGTTTATAAGTGCTATCGTATTTTATATTTTCTGGATTCTTGCAAATTATAATGGTCTTTCTTGGACATTTGTCATAACCCTCGCTATAACCTTCATATACCACATTCTTACAACAAAAACTGTCCTTGGACGACATATATACGCTGTTGGTGGAAACCCCGAAGCGGCACGTTTAAGTGGCATTGACGTTCAAAAAATCACTCTTTTTGTCTTTGGTTCTATGGGATTTTTGACAGCAATATCGGGTATACTTTATACCTCAAGACTCCAATCTGCAGCACCTGACGCTGGAACATTGTTTGAACTCGATGCTATTGCAGCTGCATACGTTGGTGGTGTCTCTGCCGCAGGTGGGGTTGGTAAAGTTACTAATTCGCTCATAGGAGCTCTTGTCATGGCTTCACTGATTAACGGTATGAACCTCCTTGGTGTGGGAATATCACTGCAGTACATAATCAGAGGTGGAGTTCTTATAGCTGCAGTTGTGTTTGATATCAAGACAAGAAGTAAAATAAGTTGA
- a CDS encoding sugar ABC transporter ATP-binding protein codes for MAEDFILEMKGITKEFPGVRALDNVDFKVRRGEIHCLVGENGSGKSTLMKILSGFYPHGEYEGTIIFDGQERHFRNIHDSENAGIVTIFQELALIPELTVYENIFLGHEIKKGRFIDWNETIAKSKEILHTLRPDLDPSRKVKDLGVGLQQIVEVAKALSKNVKLLILDEPTSALNEDDSENLLRIIKELKKRGITSILISHKLKEVIEVADTITVLRDGKMVARLEDRSQFTESNIVRYMVGREIEDIYPKRKKRKFGEKIFEVRNWKAYDPRLNRYIVKEANFYVRKGEIVGIAGLMGAGRTELALSLFGNPLGYIVEGEIYFNGELVKFKSPSEAIKSGFAYLSEDRKALGLILNFDVKTNITLAGLKQLKNGLFVNENEEIVVAERFKESLRIKTPTVEQKVMNLSGGNQQKVAVAKWLFVKPKLLILDEPTRGIDVGAKYEIYTLMNRLVEEEGMSIIMISSELPEILGMSDRIYVMAGGRIVGELNREEATQERIMHMAVDY; via the coding sequence ATGGCAGAAGATTTTATTCTGGAAATGAAAGGTATAACAAAAGAATTTCCCGGTGTTCGAGCTCTTGACAACGTGGACTTTAAGGTTCGCCGGGGAGAAATTCACTGCTTGGTGGGTGAGAACGGCTCTGGAAAATCAACTCTTATGAAGATTCTGAGTGGATTTTATCCACACGGGGAGTATGAAGGTACGATAATTTTCGATGGACAAGAAAGACATTTCCGAAATATACATGACAGTGAAAATGCAGGTATAGTGACAATATTCCAAGAGTTAGCCTTAATACCTGAACTTACCGTTTATGAAAACATATTCTTGGGACACGAGATAAAGAAAGGTAGATTTATTGACTGGAACGAGACCATCGCTAAATCTAAAGAAATCCTTCATACTCTACGTCCCGATTTAGATCCGTCGAGAAAAGTTAAAGACTTAGGTGTTGGATTACAACAAATTGTTGAAGTAGCCAAAGCTCTTAGTAAGAATGTGAAGCTTCTAATATTGGACGAGCCAACATCTGCCCTAAATGAGGATGATAGCGAAAACTTGCTAAGGATTATAAAAGAACTGAAGAAAAGAGGTATTACCTCGATTCTTATTTCACACAAACTTAAAGAAGTCATAGAAGTGGCAGATACGATTACTGTTTTGCGTGATGGAAAAATGGTTGCAAGACTGGAAGACAGGTCACAGTTCACCGAAAGTAATATAGTGAGGTATATGGTTGGTAGGGAAATAGAAGATATTTATCCAAAAAGAAAAAAGAGAAAATTTGGCGAGAAGATATTTGAAGTGAGAAATTGGAAAGCTTACGACCCAAGACTGAACAGATATATAGTCAAGGAAGCTAATTTCTACGTAAGAAAAGGCGAAATTGTCGGAATTGCCGGCTTGATGGGAGCCGGAAGGACAGAGCTGGCACTAAGCTTATTTGGAAACCCTCTGGGATATATAGTAGAAGGAGAAATCTACTTCAATGGGGAATTGGTAAAATTTAAATCGCCATCTGAGGCTATTAAATCAGGTTTTGCATACCTATCAGAAGATAGAAAAGCTTTAGGATTGATTTTAAATTTCGATGTAAAGACAAACATCACCTTAGCTGGCTTAAAACAACTCAAAAACGGTCTTTTCGTAAATGAAAACGAAGAAATCGTAGTAGCCGAAAGGTTTAAGGAATCATTGCGCATAAAAACACCCACGGTGGAACAAAAAGTTATGAATCTCAGCGGTGGTAATCAGCAGAAGGTTGCAGTTGCAAAATGGTTATTTGTAAAGCCAAAACTTCTTATCCTGGATGAACCGACACGTGGTATTGACGTTGGCGCTAAGTATGAAATATACACACTTATGAACAGGTTGGTAGAAGAAGAAGGGATGAGCATAATAATGATTTCCTCCGAATTACCTGAAATCTTAGGAATGAGTGACAGAATTTATGTCATGGCTGGTGGAAGAATCGTAGGCGAACTCAATAGGGAAGAAGCAACGCAAGAAAGAATAATGCACATGGCAGTTGATTACTAA
- a CDS encoding sugar ABC transporter substrate-binding protein, with product MKKWLLLAVFLALMIASVLHFAVDVGVVLPTNVEPRWVQDETRFREALKTTKYSVEILFSQGSPAKERENVEALIAKGIKVLIICPHDAVAAAASAELAKKAGVYVISYDRLIMNTEAVDYYVTFDSVEVGRAMGRFLVEKVKPGTKNNPLYLYAGALSDNNSFLFFQGAWEILQPKIADGTFRIINSSEAQKVQNKKNLTRDEMAKIIGQITTNWDFNVAKRKAEDDLTRARAADKGTVYILAPNDGTARAIADAFRADKDVKEYYITGQDAEKASVQYIIDGKQSMTVFKDVRILVKDAINAAQLLLEGKKPTTTAVYDNGKKKVPAIQSEIQVVTKDNVKQILIDSGYYSEKDFIWPKK from the coding sequence ATGAAAAAGTGGTTACTCTTAGCTGTGTTCTTAGCACTTATGATTGCCTCGGTATTGCATTTTGCGGTTGATGTTGGAGTTGTACTTCCAACAAACGTAGAACCAAGATGGGTTCAGGATGAAACCAGGTTTAGAGAAGCTTTAAAGACCACGAAGTACTCCGTTGAGATTTTATTCAGCCAAGGCTCGCCAGCAAAAGAAAGGGAAAATGTAGAAGCACTTATTGCAAAGGGTATCAAAGTTTTAATCATATGTCCACATGATGCGGTTGCCGCTGCAGCATCAGCAGAGCTTGCTAAAAAAGCGGGTGTTTATGTAATCTCTTACGATAGGCTCATCATGAACACCGAAGCAGTAGATTACTACGTAACATTTGACAGTGTAGAAGTTGGTAGAGCCATGGGTAGGTTCCTTGTGGAAAAAGTGAAACCTGGGACAAAGAATAACCCACTTTACCTTTACGCAGGTGCTCTTTCTGATAACAACTCTTTCTTGTTCTTCCAAGGCGCATGGGAAATCCTACAACCAAAGATTGCTGATGGCACATTTAGGATAATCAACTCTTCGGAAGCTCAAAAAGTTCAGAACAAGAAAAATCTTACAAGAGACGAGATGGCAAAAATAATTGGTCAGATTACCACAAACTGGGACTTTAACGTTGCTAAGAGAAAGGCAGAAGACGATCTCACAAGAGCCAGAGCCGCCGATAAAGGAACAGTTTACATTCTTGCTCCAAACGACGGAACTGCAAGAGCTATTGCCGATGCATTTAGAGCAGATAAAGATGTCAAGGAATACTACATCACTGGTCAGGATGCCGAGAAGGCATCAGTGCAATACATAATCGATGGTAAGCAATCAATGACTGTTTTTAAAGACGTCAGAATCCTTGTTAAAGACGCCATAAATGCTGCGCAGTTACTATTAGAAGGAAAAAAGCCAACAACGACAGCTGTCTATGACAATGGCAAGAAGAAAGTACCTGCTATACAATCTGAAATTCAGGTCGTTACAAAAGACAACGTAAAACAGATTCTTATTGATTCTGGTTACTACTCTGAAAAGGACTTTATCTGGCCAAAGAAATAA
- a CDS encoding GlmL-related ornithine degradation protein, with translation MKIDLLFAEIGSTTTVLTAFHFGFKPKVVAQAEHWTTVNEGDVTIGIERALKKIKEQLGEDISWEKFAATSSAAGGLKMTVHGLVYDMTVRAAKEAALGAGAVIKYVTAGKMDEFHLKKVESIQPKLILLAGGVDYGESETVIHNAKMLAKLPLDVPIVYAGNVAAAEQVEFILTNAGKKVYVTENVYPRIDYLNVEPTRNVIKEVFAEHIVKAPGMDKIKDMVNYEIIPTPAAVMITTELAYEHFGDCLTIDIGGATTDVDSVTDGSPEIQEMLISPEPFAKRTVEGDLGLYVNAHNVIEMIGEENLRKQFEDYDELVTRISPYPATERDEYFISKLATFCAQQGLRRHAGSKKHLYTPTGRKTVAEGKDLTAVRVIFGTGGFLSRSKYAKEVLESLKHLSKLHPMELLPSEEVRLYRDKHYIFAAIGLIASKIDKDIAKQLLEMDVETY, from the coding sequence ATGAAAATCGACTTATTGTTTGCGGAAATTGGTTCAACAACAACGGTTCTAACGGCTTTTCATTTTGGCTTTAAGCCGAAAGTAGTAGCCCAGGCGGAACATTGGACCACGGTTAACGAAGGTGATGTGACGATAGGTATAGAACGAGCTCTTAAGAAGATTAAAGAACAACTCGGTGAAGATATCAGTTGGGAAAAGTTCGCAGCAACAAGCAGTGCTGCAGGTGGGTTGAAAATGACTGTTCACGGACTTGTTTACGATATGACAGTGCGAGCAGCAAAGGAGGCAGCACTTGGTGCAGGAGCGGTTATTAAGTATGTAACAGCTGGAAAAATGGATGAGTTTCATTTAAAAAAGGTAGAGTCCATACAACCTAAGTTGATTCTTTTGGCTGGTGGAGTTGATTATGGTGAAAGTGAAACAGTTATACATAATGCCAAGATGTTAGCTAAATTGCCACTTGATGTACCTATTGTTTACGCGGGAAATGTCGCAGCAGCTGAGCAAGTAGAATTCATACTAACAAATGCGGGTAAAAAAGTCTACGTTACTGAGAATGTCTACCCAAGGATTGATTATCTCAACGTAGAACCAACAAGAAACGTAATAAAGGAAGTGTTCGCTGAACATATTGTAAAGGCTCCTGGAATGGATAAGATAAAAGATATGGTGAACTACGAAATCATTCCAACTCCCGCTGCGGTTATGATAACAACAGAGCTTGCCTATGAACATTTTGGTGATTGTTTAACGATAGATATCGGTGGTGCAACAACGGATGTAGATTCTGTCACTGATGGCTCTCCAGAAATCCAGGAGATGCTCATTTCTCCTGAACCTTTTGCAAAAAGGACCGTTGAAGGCGATTTGGGACTATACGTAAACGCACACAACGTTATCGAGATGATTGGTGAGGAGAATTTAAGAAAGCAATTTGAAGATTATGATGAGCTTGTCACAAGAATAAGTCCATATCCTGCAACTGAGCGCGATGAATATTTCATCAGCAAGCTGGCAACGTTCTGTGCTCAGCAAGGGTTGAGAAGGCATGCGGGAAGCAAAAAACATCTTTACACTCCAACAGGTAGAAAAACTGTAGCTGAAGGAAAAGATTTGACCGCTGTGCGTGTTATCTTTGGCACGGGTGGATTTCTATCAAGGTCTAAGTACGCAAAGGAAGTTTTGGAAAGTTTGAAACATCTTTCAAAACTGCACCCGATGGAGTTATTACCGTCGGAAGAGGTAAGGTTGTACAGAGATAAACACTACATATTTGCCGCAATAGGACTTATTGCGAGTAAAATAGATAAAGATATAGCAAAGCAACTTCTTGAGATGGATGTTGAAACATATTAA
- a CDS encoding NUDIX hydrolase has product MSTAENNAMKEKVLVIKTEEVEGLCKGRTGVVEVPQEEFFSVLKNGFFVEREIAEYDETTRQVIPYIVLKERDEYIFFRRTANQTEKRLHNLITLGVGGHLNIEDSQDPIECLEKGLRRELSEEVDVEVKSLNYVGLINEIENPVSRVHVGVLYIADVKYNGIVEKENFVEMRSKRLKDYIGEMEGWAKVVALYLERSQS; this is encoded by the coding sequence ATGAGCACTGCTGAAAACAACGCTATGAAAGAAAAAGTACTTGTTATAAAAACAGAAGAAGTCGAAGGTTTGTGCAAAGGTCGAACAGGTGTTGTGGAAGTTCCTCAGGAAGAGTTTTTTAGTGTGCTAAAAAATGGATTTTTTGTTGAACGAGAAATAGCAGAATACGACGAAACGACAAGGCAAGTGATTCCATACATTGTTCTGAAAGAAAGAGATGAATATATATTCTTTAGGCGAACTGCGAACCAAACAGAAAAAAGGCTCCATAACCTGATTACACTTGGAGTTGGGGGACACCTGAATATAGAAGATTCACAGGACCCAATTGAGTGTTTGGAAAAAGGGTTAAGAAGAGAGTTGTCAGAAGAAGTCGATGTTGAAGTGAAATCACTGAACTATGTAGGTTTAATAAACGAGATAGAGAATCCTGTGAGTCGCGTTCATGTTGGTGTGCTCTATATTGCAGACGTTAAATACAATGGGATAGTCGAGAAGGAGAATTTCGTAGAAATGAGGTCGAAAAGGTTAAAAGATTACATTGGGGAGATGGAAGGATGGGCAAAGGTGGTAGCATTATACTTAGAACGTTCGCAAAGTTGA
- the ispE gene encoding 4-(cytidine 5'-diphospho)-2-C-methyl-D-erythritol kinase yields MGKGGSIILRTFAKLNLCLDVLRKREDGYHEIDSLFQTISLFDRMTVKITHGDGRLKLESNVEIENNIIERIWRLVKINNYDAYVLLEKNIPIGAGLGGGSSNAAGFLMALKALGLISEMDAFELAKSVGSDVPFFLYGGTAIVSGRGEIIEKVEPLEGFNVDVYFPGFSISTKEAYGKLRAEWFGKAPMKAIELYEAYRSKDLEKIKSGTYNIFEKVIPEDLLDKIEVLRSENPAALTGSGSAYFVLTPHGKHHFTKKGVKIDAFEEN; encoded by the coding sequence ATGGGCAAAGGTGGTAGCATTATACTTAGAACGTTCGCAAAGTTGAACCTTTGCCTGGATGTTTTGAGAAAAAGAGAAGATGGTTACCACGAAATAGATTCGTTGTTTCAAACGATTTCGCTTTTTGATAGGATGACCGTCAAAATAACACACGGAGATGGGCGCCTGAAGTTAGAATCAAACGTGGAAATTGAAAACAACATAATTGAAAGAATCTGGAGACTGGTTAAAATAAATAACTATGACGCATACGTCTTGCTTGAGAAGAATATACCTATCGGTGCAGGACTTGGAGGTGGTAGTAGCAACGCTGCGGGATTTTTGATGGCTTTAAAAGCTTTAGGGCTTATAAGTGAAATGGATGCCTTTGAATTGGCAAAATCGGTAGGTAGCGATGTGCCTTTCTTTTTATATGGTGGTACTGCAATCGTTTCAGGCAGGGGGGAAATAATCGAAAAGGTCGAACCACTTGAAGGTTTCAACGTAGATGTGTATTTTCCTGGTTTTTCAATATCAACAAAAGAGGCTTACGGAAAGTTGAGAGCAGAATGGTTTGGAAAAGCCCCGATGAAAGCAATTGAACTATACGAAGCTTATCGTTCCAAAGATTTGGAAAAGATAAAGTCAGGAACCTACAATATCTTCGAGAAAGTTATCCCTGAGGATTTGTTAGACAAGATAGAAGTGCTAAGAAGTGAAAACCCTGCAGCACTTACAGGTTCTGGAAGCGCTTACTTTGTTTTGACACCACATGGTAAGCACCACTTCACTAAGAAAGGAGTGAAGATTGATGCCTTTGAGGAAAATTAG
- a CDS encoding Lon protease family protein: MPLRKIRWEELVVDKRIIPQIESTEEVKKTQSFIGRERAVKALRFGLDMDKDGYNVFVVGLPGTGRKTFVKHFVTEYAQKKPVPSDVAYVMNFDDPQKADTLFLPAGKGAEFKKDMEKLVENLTEKISKVFEGEDYKARRREIDEEFESEQERITKDLVEKAQTLGFLIKFTQTGVNYYPVINGKVLKEEEFTALSEDEKRKIEENEKKVQLLIEAAVENVRKLESLYKERVKDLNRYALLFATEEFFSVIEEKYPFSDVREFIHKIKEDIIEKVSSTKKLADLEYYFRRAYSVNLVVDNSDLNCAPVVFEDTPTYHNLFGKIEYIEREGMLYTDFNMIRPGSLHKANGGFLIVDARELLVHPFVWDRLKKILFSKQLEVENIDTAYGYSTIATLKTEPIPLKVKVILIGTPEIYELLHEYDPDFEKLFKVKVEMDWELDATVENISDLVAFITDYTRERELLPVRRGAIEKVIWYSARLSGDRTKLSMRLGALIDLLEEANFFATKRNSRYIEYEDVARALKEREDRLKLVVEKYDEMFRKEELMIDVSGKVVGQVNGLTVMNFGDFEFGLPVRITAKTYLGSSGILDIQREADLSGQIHSKAVMILTGYLGSKYAKKVPFSIGVSISFEQVYGYVEGDSASLAEVLAIISAISKIPLKQNIAVTGSINQHGHVQPVGGVTEKVEGFYRICKIKGLTGNQGVIIPKANVRNLVLSDEVLEAVKNGLFHIWTVDDVDEAIELMTDMKAGIMNKNYEYPRGTVNYYVVQALKRSHDIAEGKGKEKKTKKKRERM; the protein is encoded by the coding sequence ATGCCTTTGAGGAAAATTAGATGGGAAGAACTGGTTGTAGATAAACGTATAATTCCACAGATAGAATCTACCGAAGAAGTTAAGAAAACGCAGTCTTTCATAGGTCGTGAAAGGGCTGTGAAGGCTTTGCGTTTTGGATTGGACATGGACAAGGATGGATACAATGTCTTTGTCGTTGGGCTACCTGGTACTGGTAGAAAGACCTTTGTCAAACATTTTGTTACCGAATATGCCCAGAAAAAACCCGTGCCGTCAGATGTTGCTTACGTAATGAATTTTGATGACCCACAGAAGGCAGATACACTCTTCCTGCCTGCAGGAAAGGGCGCTGAGTTCAAAAAAGATATGGAAAAACTTGTGGAAAACTTAACGGAAAAGATTTCAAAGGTCTTTGAGGGAGAAGATTACAAAGCACGGAGAAGAGAGATAGATGAAGAATTCGAAAGCGAACAGGAACGTATAACGAAAGATTTGGTTGAAAAAGCACAGACATTGGGTTTTTTGATTAAGTTTACACAAACCGGTGTGAATTACTACCCTGTTATCAATGGCAAGGTCTTGAAGGAGGAAGAATTTACAGCTCTGAGCGAAGATGAAAAAAGAAAGATAGAAGAAAATGAAAAGAAAGTTCAATTATTAATTGAAGCAGCTGTGGAAAATGTGCGTAAACTTGAGAGCCTGTACAAAGAGCGTGTAAAAGATTTAAATCGATACGCGTTGTTGTTCGCTACGGAAGAGTTTTTCTCCGTAATTGAAGAAAAGTACCCGTTTAGTGATGTGAGGGAGTTTATACATAAAATCAAAGAGGACATAATAGAAAAAGTTAGTTCAACAAAAAAGCTTGCGGACCTCGAATATTATTTCAGAAGAGCTTACAGTGTGAATCTTGTGGTTGATAATTCTGATTTGAATTGTGCACCTGTGGTTTTCGAAGACACACCAACGTATCATAACCTGTTCGGAAAAATCGAGTATATTGAGCGCGAAGGAATGCTATATACAGACTTCAATATGATTCGTCCAGGGTCGTTACACAAGGCAAACGGGGGTTTTTTGATTGTTGATGCGAGGGAACTGCTCGTGCATCCGTTTGTATGGGACAGACTGAAGAAAATCCTTTTTTCAAAACAGCTTGAGGTCGAGAACATCGATACAGCATACGGTTATTCAACGATAGCAACTTTGAAAACGGAACCTATACCGCTGAAAGTTAAAGTGATACTCATAGGAACACCCGAGATATATGAACTATTACATGAATACGACCCAGATTTTGAAAAGCTATTCAAAGTCAAAGTGGAAATGGATTGGGAGCTCGATGCTACTGTTGAAAACATCTCGGACCTGGTAGCTTTCATTACTGATTACACTCGCGAAAGAGAACTTTTACCTGTGAGAAGAGGTGCAATAGAAAAAGTAATCTGGTATTCGGCGAGACTATCTGGTGATAGAACAAAACTTTCAATGAGACTTGGCGCATTAATCGACCTTTTGGAAGAGGCGAACTTTTTTGCCACAAAGAGGAATTCTAGGTATATTGAATACGAAGACGTGGCACGTGCTTTAAAAGAACGAGAGGACCGGTTGAAGCTTGTTGTGGAAAAATACGATGAGATGTTTCGAAAAGAGGAACTCATGATAGACGTATCTGGCAAAGTTGTAGGGCAGGTGAATGGGTTAACTGTAATGAACTTTGGTGATTTTGAATTCGGTTTGCCAGTAAGGATAACAGCAAAGACATATCTTGGTAGTTCTGGTATTTTGGATATTCAAAGAGAGGCTGATTTGAGTGGTCAGATACACAGCAAGGCTGTAATGATTTTAACAGGATATTTAGGTAGTAAATATGCCAAGAAAGTGCCTTTTTCGATAGGTGTTTCAATTTCTTTTGAACAGGTTTATGGGTATGTCGAAGGTGACAGTGCATCTCTTGCTGAAGTTTTAGCAATTATCTCAGCGATTTCCAAAATACCATTAAAGCAAAACATAGCGGTTACAGGATCGATAAACCAACATGGGCACGTTCAACCAGTTGGTGGCGTTACTGAGAAAGTGGAGGGTTTTTACCGTATTTGCAAAATAAAAGGGCTCACAGGTAATCAAGGAGTTATTATACCAAAGGCGAATGTAAGAAACTTGGTCTTGTCTGATGAAGTGCTTGAGGCGGTAAAAAATGGACTTTTCCACATCTGGACCGTCGATGATGTGGACGAAGCAATCGAGTTGATGACCGACATGAAAGCAGGAATTATGAACAAAAACTACGAATATCCGCGCGGTACGGTGAATTATTACGTTGTTCAAGCCCTTAAACGCTCTCACGATATAGCTGAAGGGAAAGGCAAAGAGAAAAAGACTAAGAAAAAACGAGAAAGAATGTAA
- the pfkA gene encoding 6-phosphofructokinase produces MKRIAVMTSGGDSPGMNAAIRAVVRYGIKSGLEVYGIKRGYAGLLDEDIEPMTFASVGGIMEKGGTILRTSRCPEFVRKETRAEAAKILKKHGIEGLVVIGGEGSLHGAMFLEEEQKIPVVGIPGTIDNDIAMTDMSIGVDTCLNTVVDAIQKLKDTASSHERAFIVEVMGRSSGYIATVSGLVTGAEAVIIPEVPVNYEELANKLLEERARGKINCIVVVAEGAASAYTVARHLEHRIGYETRITILGHIQRGGSPTAFDRLLASRMGVAAVDALMRGESGVMTALQGGKITTVKLDEVLKEKKRLDMELVKLAGILS; encoded by the coding sequence TTGAAGAGGATAGCAGTGATGACAAGTGGAGGAGATTCTCCAGGAATGAATGCCGCTATCAGGGCTGTTGTAAGATATGGTATCAAGTCCGGTTTGGAAGTTTATGGAATTAAACGCGGATATGCGGGACTTCTTGATGAAGATATCGAACCGATGACGTTTGCATCCGTTGGTGGCATTATGGAAAAGGGTGGAACGATTTTGAGAACGAGTAGATGTCCAGAATTTGTTAGGAAAGAGACAAGGGCGGAAGCGGCAAAAATTCTAAAAAAACACGGTATTGAAGGTTTGGTTGTTATTGGTGGTGAGGGTAGTCTACATGGTGCGATGTTCTTGGAAGAAGAGCAGAAGATACCTGTCGTTGGAATACCTGGAACAATAGACAACGATATCGCCATGACTGATATGAGTATAGGTGTAGATACCTGTCTCAACACGGTTGTTGATGCTATACAAAAATTAAAAGACACTGCCAGCTCACATGAAAGAGCTTTTATAGTTGAGGTCATGGGTAGGTCTTCGGGTTATATCGCAACGGTAAGTGGTTTAGTAACTGGTGCAGAGGCAGTAATCATTCCAGAGGTTCCAGTGAATTACGAAGAATTGGCGAATAAATTACTGGAGGAAAGGGCAAGAGGGAAGATTAACTGTATAGTTGTTGTTGCAGAAGGTGCGGCGAGTGCATACACCGTTGCAAGACACTTAGAACACAGAATAGGATACGAAACAAGAATAACTATACTAGGTCACATCCAGCGTGGAGGTTCTCCAACAGCGTTCGATAGGCTCCTTGCTTCAAGGATGGGAGTGGCAGCTGTTGATGCTTTGATGCGTGGAGAGAGTGGAGTTATGACAGCACTCCAAGGAGGAAAGATAACAACGGTCAAGCTTGACGAGGTGTTGAAAGAAAAGAAGAGACTCGATATGGAATTAGTAAAGCTTGCTGGGATACTTTCATAA